The Aneurinibacillus uraniidurans genome segment GACAAGTCATTTCGACCGCATATTACACTGGGGCGCAATCTCGAAACTCCATTCGAATCCGAAGAAGTTATGCCGCTCTTTCGCGATCTGCCCCTTACAAAATGGACGGTGGAAGCACTACATTTATACCGGTCTACACTCACGCCATCCGGTGCCATTCATCATAAACTGAAAACATATCCGCTTATTCAATAAAAAGGGGAATGCTTATGACTGCCACAGCCAGTAATCACCATGCCAATTCCATACGTGCCGCCTGGATCAGCCTCATCAGCAACATCGCCTTAACCTTGATAAAAATCATCGTCGGCGTTTTGTTCCACAGTCCTGTGCTGCTCGCAGACGGTATTCATAATGCAGCCGATGTTGCTGCCTCTGCTGCCTCGCTCGGCTCGATGCAGATTTCCAATCGACCGGCGGATGCGGATCATCCGTATGGACACGGCAAAGCGGAAGTGATCGCGTCCGGCATCGTCGCGATTCTCCTCGGATTTGCGGCAGCGTTTATCGGTTATGAAGCGGTGCGGGCTTTATTTGAACCAGCAGGGTCTGTTAGCGTGGTCGCACTTATCGCGGCGCTTATTTCCCTTGTCTGGAAACAATGGCTGTATGTGTATACAATGCGGCTTGGTCGCGCAGCGAACAGCAAAGGGCTCATCGCCACCGCCTACGACCATCTTGCGGACGTATATGCCTCGCTTGCTGCTGTGGTTGGAATCGGGATCGCCCTTGCCGGAGAATATGTTCCGATCCCGTTTTCACAATACGGTGACCCAGTGGCCAGTATTCTTGTATCACTGCTCGTACTTAAGCTCGCTTTCGAGATGGGCAAAGAATCCGTTGATATTTTAATGGAGAGAAGTGTATCGGAAGAAAAACTTCTCGCCTATGCCGATCTTGTTCGGACTGTATCAGACGTGAAGCGCATCGATCGCCTGCGTGCCCGGGAGCACGGTCATTACATTCTGGTCGACATTCGCATCGGTGTCCCGGGTACCCTTACCATTCAGCAGGGACATGACATCGGACGACATCTCAAACAAATGATTATGGAACAGGACGATCAGGTGAAAGAAGTGCTTGTCCATCTTAATCCATGGTATGAAGAGGGCGACACATCCGAGCCGACACAAACTGTCAATCGCTAAATCGGGTATGGTATACTGGAAAAGTAAACCTATCAGAAAACAGGAGGAATGGCGATGACAGCAACTTCACTTACAGAAGGCGTAACTTTACAAAATGGTGTAAAAATGCCACAGCTCGGACTTGGTGTATGGCGAGCAAAAGACGGGGAAGAAGTGGAGCGTGCCGTCCAATCGGCTCTCGAGAACGGTTATCGTAGCATCGATACGGCTGCTATTTATAAAAATGAAGACGGGGTAGGCCGAGCACTGACTCGCTCTGGTGTGCCACGTGAGGACTTGTTCATTACAACGAAAGTATGGAACTCCGATCAAGGCTATGATTCCACACTGGCTGCGTTTGAAGAAAGCCGTAAGAAACTTGGCCTTGATTACATCGACTTGTACCTTATTCATTGGCCAGTCGCAGGCAAGTATAAAGAAACATGGAAAGCGCTTGAGACACTGTACCGTGATGGTAAAGTGCACGCGATCGGCGTCAGTAACTTCCAGGTTCACCACTTGAAAGATTTGATCGAAGGTAGTACCATCACCCCAATGGTGAATCAGGTAGAATGCCACCCGCTGCTCACTCAGGAAGACGTGCGGGCATATTGCCGTGAACACAACATTCAACTTGAAGCGTGGAGCCCGCTCATGCAGGGCAATCTTGATCACCCTGTACTGACTGAGCTCGCAACTACATATGGCAAGTCACCTGCGCAAATCATCCTGCGCTGGGATCTCCAACACGGGATTGTGACCATTCCGAAATCTGTAACACCATCACGCATCGCAGAAAACGCCGATGTGTTTGACTTTGAGCTGAAAGCAGACGACATGGCGAAGCTGGATGCATTGAACGAAAACCGCCGCTTTGGCCCGGACCCGGATAACTTTGCTTTTTAACCTCGCTTTATTTTTGTATATACAAATAACAACTCCGCCTTTATCATTAGGAAAAAGGCGGAGTTTTTTTATTTTTCTAAAAGAGAGAGGAAGATCAGTTTGAAAACAAAGGGAATTCATTACGCCTGGATCATCATGGCGACTGCCTTCGTCACCATGCTCGTGGCAGCGGGTATCCGTTCCGTACCCGGTGTAGTCATGGTACCGCTCGAGCAGGAGTTCGGCTGGGAGCGCTCTTCCATCTCACTTGCTGTCGCTATCAATCTCATTTTATACGGTGTATCCGGTCCGTTCGTAGCCGCCCTTATGGAACGATTCGGTGTGAAAAAAATGATGCTCGGCGCACTCGTTCTATTAGCAGGGGGAACCGGACTGACGACCTTTGTCACGTCCGTCTGGCAGCTGCAGCTTCTGTGGGGTATCATCATCGGGCTCGGTTCCGGTGTCATTCTTACTGTACTTAGCGCTACGATCGCCAACCGCTGGTTCGTCAAACATAAAGGGCTTGTAATTGGCCTGCTCATGGCAAGCACTGCAACCGGACAGCTCGCGTTCCTGCCGCTGCTTGCTTATCTCGTCAGCTCCTCAACCTGGCGCACCGCAATGTGGACAGTAGCCGGTGCAGGCATGATCATGATTCCTGTTGTGGCCCTGCTCATGAAAGATTCACCAGCAGATAAGGGACTTACCGCATATGGAGCAGAAGAGGATGACATTCCACAGACCCGCTCTAAAGTCAATCCGATTCAGGCCGCTTTTGCCGGGCTTGTATTAGGGATACGCTCCCCGGACTTCTGGCTCTTATCCGGCAGCTTCTTCATCTGTGGGTTATCAACAGCCGGGCTCGTCGCCACACACTTAATCCCGGCCTGTATTAGCTACGGCATTCCCGAAGTGCAGGCAGCAAGCCTGCTGGCATTCATGGGACTGTTCGATATTATCGGCACAACCGTATCCGGCTGGC includes the following:
- a CDS encoding cation diffusion facilitator family transporter — protein: MTATASNHHANSIRAAWISLISNIALTLIKIIVGVLFHSPVLLADGIHNAADVAASAASLGSMQISNRPADADHPYGHGKAEVIASGIVAILLGFAAAFIGYEAVRALFEPAGSVSVVALIAALISLVWKQWLYVYTMRLGRAANSKGLIATAYDHLADVYASLAAVVGIGIALAGEYVPIPFSQYGDPVASILVSLLVLKLAFEMGKESVDILMERSVSEEKLLAYADLVRTVSDVKRIDRLRAREHGHYILVDIRIGVPGTLTIQQGHDIGRHLKQMIMEQDDQVKEVLVHLNPWYEEGDTSEPTQTVNR
- a CDS encoding aldo/keto reductase gives rise to the protein MTATSLTEGVTLQNGVKMPQLGLGVWRAKDGEEVERAVQSALENGYRSIDTAAIYKNEDGVGRALTRSGVPREDLFITTKVWNSDQGYDSTLAAFEESRKKLGLDYIDLYLIHWPVAGKYKETWKALETLYRDGKVHAIGVSNFQVHHLKDLIEGSTITPMVNQVECHPLLTQEDVRAYCREHNIQLEAWSPLMQGNLDHPVLTELATTYGKSPAQIILRWDLQHGIVTIPKSVTPSRIAENADVFDFELKADDMAKLDALNENRRFGPDPDNFAF
- a CDS encoding MFS transporter; this encodes MATAFVTMLVAAGIRSVPGVVMVPLEQEFGWERSSISLAVAINLILYGVSGPFVAALMERFGVKKMMLGALVLLAGGTGLTTFVTSVWQLQLLWGIIIGLGSGVILTVLSATIANRWFVKHKGLVIGLLMASTATGQLAFLPLLAYLVSSSTWRTAMWTVAGAGMIMIPVVALLMKDSPADKGLTAYGAEEDDIPQTRSKVNPIQAAFAGLVLGIRSPDFWLLSGSFFICGLSTAGLVATHLIPACISYGIPEVQAASLLAFMGLFDIIGTTVSGWLSDRYNNRWLLFWYYGLRGLSLLILPYALASGSYSLLLVFAIFYGLDWIATVPPTVRLTADIFGTQNSGIVYGWIFAAHQLGSGAAAYGGGVLFTRMQSYEVTFLLAGFFCLAGALLVLRIGKKRPLSTDTSTHVTLHQDA